A window of Chloracidobacterium sp. N contains these coding sequences:
- a CDS encoding DJ-1/PfpI family protein yields the protein MESTRTIVVYLYPGMTALDAIGPYEILRGLPGAVVQFVARQRGPVTVDSTFLRLQADLSCDEVTRADILVVPGGNAPAQMRNPDTLAWLRCLYPTTRWTLSVCTGSLILAAAGILTGGEAATHWSARGMLRQFGITPSQARVVRRGNILTAAGVSAGIDAALTLAALDCGQETAELMQLFIEYAPQPPFTAGTPETAGPGIVARAEAFLRRDAAP from the coding sequence ATGGAATCCACCCGTACCATTGTCGTGTATCTCTATCCCGGCATGACGGCTCTCGATGCCATTGGCCCCTACGAGATTTTGCGTGGGCTGCCGGGTGCGGTCGTGCAGTTTGTCGCCCGGCAACGGGGACCCGTCACCGTTGACTCAACCTTTCTGCGTCTCCAGGCGGACCTAAGCTGTGACGAAGTCACACGGGCGGACATCCTCGTGGTTCCGGGCGGAAATGCACCGGCACAAATGCGCAACCCGGACACCCTGGCGTGGTTGCGCTGCCTGTATCCCACCACACGCTGGACGCTGAGCGTGTGTACCGGCTCGTTGATTCTGGCTGCCGCCGGGATTCTCACCGGCGGCGAAGCGGCCACCCACTGGTCGGCCCGCGGGATGTTGCGGCAGTTTGGCATCACGCCCAGCCAGGCGCGTGTCGTCCGCCGGGGCAACATCCTTACGGCGGCCGGTGTTTCAGCCGGAATTGACGCCGCTCTGACACTCGCCGCGCTCGACTGCGGGCAGGAAACAGCCGAACTCATGCAGCTTTTCATTGAATATGCGCCCCAGCCACCCTTCACGGCCGGGACACCGGAAACAGCCGGCCCCGGAATTGTGGCACGCGCCGAGGCTTTCCTCCGCCGGGACGCCGCGCCGTAG
- a CDS encoding amino acid permease encodes MSLFVRLFRTKSVARIQADAASGLSDHETGSTLAKELTTFDLTALGIAAVIGAGIFSTVGNAAYSGGPAVSLLFIFTAVACGFAALCYAEFASMIPVAGSAYTYAYASFGELVAWIIGWDLILEYAIGNIAVAISWSEYFSNLLSGWGYPIPPYFRMDFLTARRGFAAVNELLGQGQNLEAIRALEGMASQVTAYEAWLNAPRLGGLPLVCNLPALAIVTLITALVYVGIRESKRVSNAMVVFKVAVVVFVIVVGAFYIQPENWKPFAPNGVAGVLKGVAAVFFAYIGFDAISTTAEECRNAQRDLPRGIIYSLLICTLLYVLVSLVLTGMVPYTKLQVADPMAFVFGREGANLLIVERIVAVSAVVATTTVLLVFQIGQPRIWMAMARDGLLPKVFARVHPRFKTPGFATIVTGFLVAIPSLFMNLTEVTDLTSIGTLFAFVLVCGGVLILEQTAPSAERKFRVPYINAKYIVPAGVVIAGLVFAMYPPARAVARDFLTVTPAAGESWLGAVSHKLPFLVFAVGTVALAGLCFLKDLSLIPVLGLLLCSYLMTELGIVNWLRFLGWLAVGLVIYFGYGFRHSRLEMEARKQVSG; translated from the coding sequence ATGTCCCTTTTTGTCCGTCTGTTCCGTACGAAATCCGTGGCGCGCATCCAGGCGGATGCGGCGTCCGGCCTGAGTGATCACGAAACCGGCAGCACCCTGGCCAAGGAACTCACCACCTTTGATTTGACGGCCCTGGGCATTGCCGCCGTCATTGGCGCCGGGATTTTTTCAACCGTCGGTAATGCGGCCTACAGCGGCGGCCCGGCCGTATCGCTGCTGTTCATCTTCACGGCCGTTGCCTGTGGTTTTGCGGCCCTGTGCTATGCCGAGTTTGCCTCGATGATCCCGGTGGCCGGGTCGGCCTACACCTATGCCTACGCCAGTTTTGGGGAACTCGTCGCCTGGATCATCGGCTGGGACCTCATTCTGGAATACGCCATCGGCAACATTGCCGTAGCCATTTCGTGGAGTGAGTATTTTTCCAATCTGCTGTCCGGGTGGGGCTATCCCATCCCGCCCTACTTCCGCATGGATTTTCTCACGGCCAGACGTGGCTTTGCGGCCGTCAACGAACTGCTCGGACAGGGACAAAACCTCGAAGCCATCCGCGCGTTGGAGGGGATGGCGTCCCAGGTCACGGCCTATGAAGCCTGGCTCAATGCGCCGCGCCTGGGGGGGCTGCCCCTTGTCTGCAATCTCCCGGCCCTCGCCATCGTGACGCTGATTACGGCGCTGGTGTACGTCGGCATCCGCGAGTCCAAGCGGGTGTCCAATGCAATGGTGGTCTTCAAGGTGGCCGTCGTGGTGTTTGTGATCGTCGTGGGGGCCTTTTACATCCAGCCGGAAAACTGGAAGCCCTTTGCGCCCAACGGGGTGGCCGGGGTGCTCAAGGGTGTGGCGGCCGTGTTTTTCGCCTACATCGGCTTTGACGCCATTTCGACGACAGCCGAAGAATGCCGCAATGCCCAGCGTGACCTGCCACGGGGGATCATCTACTCGCTGCTTATCTGTACGCTGCTCTACGTCCTGGTTTCCCTTGTGCTGACCGGCATGGTGCCCTACACCAAGCTCCAGGTGGCCGACCCGATGGCGTTTGTCTTCGGCAGGGAAGGGGCGAATCTGCTCATCGTCGAGCGTATCGTTGCCGTCAGCGCCGTGGTGGCCACAACCACCGTGCTGCTTGTCTTTCAGATTGGCCAGCCGCGTATCTGGATGGCGATGGCGCGGGACGGTCTGCTGCCCAAGGTGTTTGCCCGGGTTCACCCACGGTTCAAAACGCCGGGATTTGCCACCATCGTGACCGGCTTTCTGGTGGCGATTCCCTCGTTGTTTATGAACCTGACCGAAGTGACCGACCTCACCAGCATCGGGACGCTCTTTGCCTTCGTGCTCGTGTGCGGCGGGGTGCTCATCCTGGAGCAGACCGCGCCTTCCGCAGAACGGAAGTTTCGTGTGCCCTACATCAACGCCAAGTACATTGTGCCGGCCGGAGTCGTGATAGCCGGGCTGGTCTTTGCCATGTATCCGCCGGCAAGGGCCGTGGCGCGCGATTTTCTGACCGTCACACCGGCCGCCGGGGAAAGCTGGCTGGGAGCCGTTTCGCACAAGCTGCCGTTCCTGGTCTTTGCCGTGGGAACGGTGGCGCTGGCGGGGCTGTGCTTTCTCAAGGACCTTTCCCTGATTCCTGTCCTGGGTTTGCTGTTGTGCAGTTATCTGATGACAGAGTTGGGAATCGTCAACTGGCTGCGGTTTCTGGGGTGGCTGGCGGTTGGTCTCGTCATTTACTTCGGCTATGGCTTCCGGCACAGCCGTCTTGAAATGGAAGCCAGGAAGCAGGTTTCCGGCTGA
- a CDS encoding DUF4350 domain-containing protein: MNRQTLTNSLLVALVVALLLGINLLFYVKPEPDAEMDDYAADRSTHSGRPYGTLGAYLLLQESGVRVSRWEQDYRALADRQDVRVVIFVEPRTKPGARQLRALAEWIGRGGTFVMFERWWPLRLGRQQLLPGSHLLPEGSGSAFGQVPVQRAVPWQPGGAFQGVSWLGVSPKATTVIMQPAPISDTGDDFPFPFQMAACVPLAGVQDTPAVAEVRYGEGRIIHVGDPFVIANQGLAEGDNARFLLNLVRLATRDNAGQVVFDDYHHGYRTTNGGLLGLLGYFRGTPIPWMVWHIVALGLLAAYTLGRRFGRPVRLPVKPRTNALEFVTAMAQIQKAAAARDLALENLYRRFHRRLCHYTGLPTTAPLKELCLAASERSGHPMSEWQAVTERCQAVIEGRAAMGDAELLRLAQRLRALDARLPP, encoded by the coding sequence ATGAACCGCCAAACTCTGACCAACAGCCTGCTCGTTGCCCTGGTGGTGGCCCTGCTGCTGGGCATCAATCTGCTGTTTTACGTCAAACCGGAACCGGATGCGGAAATGGATGACTATGCCGCCGACCGCTCGACCCATTCCGGCCGGCCCTACGGCACACTGGGCGCTTACCTGCTCCTGCAGGAATCGGGTGTGCGGGTCAGCCGCTGGGAACAGGACTACCGTGCCCTGGCCGACCGACAGGATGTGCGGGTCGTCATCTTTGTCGAGCCTCGTACCAAGCCCGGAGCCAGGCAACTCCGGGCGCTGGCGGAATGGATTGGGCGGGGCGGAACGTTCGTCATGTTCGAGCGCTGGTGGCCGCTCCGGCTCGGCCGCCAGCAGCTTCTTCCGGGTTCGCACCTGCTGCCGGAAGGTTCCGGTTCGGCTTTCGGTCAGGTTCCGGTGCAACGCGCAGTGCCATGGCAACCGGGCGGTGCCTTTCAGGGCGTGAGCTGGTTGGGCGTCTCTCCCAAAGCCACAACCGTGATAATGCAGCCAGCGCCGATCTCCGACACAGGGGATGATTTCCCCTTTCCGTTCCAGATGGCGGCCTGCGTGCCGCTGGCCGGCGTTCAGGACACCCCGGCCGTTGCTGAAGTCCGTTACGGGGAGGGACGTATCATCCACGTCGGCGATCCTTTCGTCATTGCCAACCAGGGACTGGCCGAAGGCGACAATGCACGCTTTCTGCTCAATCTCGTGCGGCTGGCGACACGCGACAACGCCGGACAGGTGGTTTTTGACGACTACCATCACGGCTACCGCACCACCAACGGCGGGCTGCTTGGTCTGCTGGGCTATTTCCGGGGAACACCCATTCCCTGGATGGTGTGGCACATCGTCGCCCTGGGACTCCTGGCGGCCTACACCCTGGGACGCCGCTTCGGACGACCGGTGCGGCTGCCGGTCAAACCCCGCACGAATGCCCTGGAGTTCGTCACAGCCATGGCGCAGATTCAGAAAGCGGCAGCGGCGCGCGATCTGGCGCTTGAAAACCTGTACCGGCGCTTTCACCGGCGGCTGTGTCACTACACGGGACTCCCCACGACAGCGCCGCTCAAAGAGCTGTGCCTGGCGGCGAGTGAACGTTCCGGGCATCCGATGAGTGAGTGGCAAGCCGTCACCGAGCGGTGCCAGGCCGTCATCGAGGGCCGGGCAGCGATGGGCGACGCAGAGCTGCTCCGCCTGGCGCAACGGCTGCGCGCGCTGGACGCCCGGCTTCCCCCCTAG
- a CDS encoding DUF4129 domain-containing protein, protein MNGTRGDTGRLRFCRIGWWLCLLLGTLPVQSAVPEEMSLDEYRTRLAQAREIIEKARDILENPYQASPTRTPALDDNESEGAVAPLDRCLPPRDREALYRLLPEHPGITTPTGRLTVDNRSLRAALDELCQAMDAMDIHERLQSLKAHIAILEHHANDVPDGPTANVQEILARKDFQPIRKTKTPLEHLQEWLVAWLERIFGRMPRGQPSDAESGGLWSNQWVQMGLWVSLTLLLAGGAVWLARRLRRPPTDAEDGTRIILGEPVALDLDADDLLAQAQAAAEAGDWRQAVRKVYIALLHELDRREVILLNPAWTNREYLSAVRAQARLYPAMHELTDRFDRLWYGQRQGSREDYERCLSRYQEVRAALPTTA, encoded by the coding sequence ATGAATGGTACCAGAGGCGATACCGGACGGCTTCGGTTCTGCCGGATAGGGTGGTGGCTGTGCCTGCTGCTCGGCACACTCCCTGTTCAGTCCGCCGTGCCGGAGGAAATGTCGCTGGATGAGTATCGCACGCGCCTGGCGCAAGCACGGGAAATCATCGAAAAAGCCCGGGACATCCTCGAAAACCCCTACCAGGCTTCCCCCACCCGGACACCCGCGTTGGACGACAACGAATCCGAAGGCGCTGTGGCGCCCTTGGACCGCTGCCTTCCCCCCCGTGACCGGGAAGCACTGTATCGGCTTTTGCCGGAGCACCCAGGCATTACGACCCCGACCGGCCGGCTGACCGTGGACAACCGAAGCCTTCGCGCGGCCCTTGACGAACTCTGTCAGGCTATGGATGCGATGGACATCCACGAACGGCTACAGTCCCTGAAAGCCCATATCGCCATTCTGGAGCACCACGCCAACGATGTACCGGATGGGCCCACAGCCAACGTCCAGGAAATTCTTGCCCGCAAGGACTTTCAACCCATCAGAAAGACCAAGACCCCGCTTGAGCACCTGCAGGAGTGGCTGGTGGCGTGGCTGGAAAGGATTTTTGGCAGAATGCCCCGGGGCCAACCATCTGACGCCGAAAGTGGTGGGCTCTGGTCAAACCAGTGGGTGCAAATGGGCCTGTGGGTCAGCCTGACGCTCCTGCTTGCCGGTGGGGCCGTCTGGCTCGCACGTCGCCTGCGCCGACCGCCAACCGATGCGGAAGACGGGACACGGATCATTCTGGGCGAACCCGTCGCGCTTGATCTGGATGCCGACGATCTGCTGGCACAGGCGCAGGCTGCGGCTGAAGCCGGCGACTGGAGACAGGCGGTGCGCAAGGTCTATATTGCCCTGCTCCACGAACTCGACCGGCGGGAAGTGATCTTGTTGAACCCGGCCTGGACCAACCGCGAGTATCTCTCCGCCGTCCGCGCCCAGGCGCGTCTCTACCCGGCAATGCACGAGCTGACCGACCGCTTCGACCGACTCTGGTATGGACAACGCCAGGGCAGCCGGGAAGATTACGAACGCTGCCTGTCACGTTACCAGGAAGTGCGCGCCGCCCTGCCGACCACCGCCTAG
- a CDS encoding 3-hydroxybutyryl-CoA dehydrogenase, translating to MGTFAVIGAGTMGSGIAQVAARAGFQVVLRDIAPEYLDRGLAAIRSSLERDVKKERLTVARQEEILARIRPTTELAEVAGAEIVVEAIIENFDAKASLFRELDALTPPETVLATNTSSISITKIAATTKRPAQVIGMHFMNPVPVMPLVEVIRGCATSEATASYVLELGARLGKTCLMANDFPGFVSNRILMPMLNEAMFALYEGVATREAIDGIMKLGMNHPMGPLTLADFIGLDVCLAILDVLYEGFGDPKYRACPLLRQYVAAGWLGRKTGRGFYEY from the coding sequence TGCCCAGGTGGCCGCGCGCGCCGGATTCCAGGTCGTGCTCCGGGATATTGCCCCGGAGTACCTTGACCGTGGACTGGCAGCCATCCGTTCCAGCCTTGAACGCGATGTCAAAAAGGAACGCCTGACCGTTGCCCGGCAGGAGGAAATTCTGGCCCGTATCCGCCCGACAACGGAACTGGCGGAGGTGGCCGGCGCAGAAATCGTTGTCGAGGCCATCATCGAGAACTTCGATGCCAAGGCCTCCCTGTTCCGTGAACTCGACGCCCTGACGCCCCCGGAAACGGTTCTGGCCACCAACACTTCCTCGATTTCGATTACAAAGATCGCCGCGACGACCAAACGCCCGGCACAGGTCATCGGCATGCACTTCATGAATCCCGTGCCGGTCATGCCGCTCGTCGAGGTCATCCGTGGCTGCGCCACCAGCGAGGCCACCGCCAGCTACGTCCTCGAACTGGGCGCCAGACTGGGCAAAACCTGCCTGATGGCCAACGATTTCCCCGGCTTTGTCTCCAACCGGATTCTCATGCCCATGCTCAACGAAGCCATGTTTGCCCTCTACGAAGGCGTCGCCACCCGCGAGGCCATTGATGGCATCATGAAACTCGGCATGAACCATCCGATGGGACCGTTGACGCTGGCCGATTTCATCGGACTCGACGTGTGCCTGGCCATTCTGGACGTGCTCTACGAAGGTTTTGGCGATCCGAAGTACCGGGCGTGCCCGCTGCTGCGGCAGTATGTCGCCGCCGGCTGGCTTGGGCGGAAAACGGGACGCGGTTTCTACGAATACTGA